A stretch of the Vulcanisaeta souniana JCM 11219 genome encodes the following:
- a CDS encoding MmgE/PrpD family protein produces MVRDSLGEAIIHYALNVKFEDLDQQVINEVKRRVLDGFGVALAAFAAEPVKIARSVAKGHRSNVEATLWGTLDTSSIEWAVFTNALMVRYLDYNDTYLGREPLHPSDMIPALLAAAEYRGLSGKDLITAIAASYEIGVRLCDAGSLRLHGWDHVNYIGIAVTAGLAKLMGLNDDEALNALSIATVPHAAMRQSRVGELSHWKAAATANSSRNAVFAVLLAREGFTGPDAPLKGEMGFIRQLLAGEFNDKLILDLNSMPSPKRILDTYIKPHPVEYHAQSAVDAAKMIRQEYGKAIEPDDVESITIDTFKAAYDIIVKDPEKWDPKTKETADHSLMWVTAVALLHGTVELQHYRPENIRDPRVLSLMRKMKVNVDPELDKLYPSAIPNRITVKFKDGRELTVRVDHPRGHPKNAMSDEEVEDKFRRLTDGLLTLNQVNTVISLMKNLENLKDIKQVLKAIIV; encoded by the coding sequence ATGGTCAGGGATTCCCTTGGTGAGGCCATAATTCATTACGCCCTCAATGTTAAGTTTGAGGACCTCGATCAACAGGTCATTAATGAAGTTAAGCGTAGGGTACTCGACGGCTTTGGTGTTGCCCTAGCGGCATTTGCCGCTGAGCCCGTTAAGATAGCCAGAAGTGTTGCCAAGGGTCACCGGTCAAACGTGGAGGCCACGCTATGGGGTACGCTCGATACGTCATCGATTGAGTGGGCGGTATTTACCAACGCTCTCATGGTTAGGTACCTTGATTATAACGATACGTACCTGGGCAGGGAGCCCCTCCATCCAAGTGACATGATACCGGCATTGCTCGCGGCTGCCGAGTACAGGGGATTAAGTGGTAAGGACTTAATAACGGCAATAGCCGCTTCGTATGAGATAGGCGTTAGGCTTTGTGATGCAGGTAGTCTTAGGCTTCATGGCTGGGACCACGTTAACTACATAGGCATTGCCGTCACGGCAGGGCTCGCAAAATTAATGGGGCTTAATGATGATGAGGCCTTGAATGCCTTATCGATCGCCACGGTACCCCACGCAGCCATGAGGCAGTCCAGGGTTGGTGAACTAAGCCACTGGAAGGCCGCTGCAACGGCTAACTCCTCCAGGAATGCCGTATTCGCGGTTTTACTGGCCAGGGAGGGCTTCACAGGGCCAGATGCGCCGTTGAAAGGCGAGATGGGTTTCATAAGGCAGTTATTGGCTGGAGAGTTCAATGATAAGTTGATCCTAGATTTGAATTCCATGCCAAGCCCCAAGAGGATCCTCGACACCTACATAAAGCCACACCCAGTGGAGTACCACGCACAGTCAGCAGTTGATGCGGCTAAGATGATTAGGCAGGAGTACGGTAAGGCCATTGAGCCTGACGATGTAGAGTCAATAACCATAGACACCTTTAAGGCCGCCTATGACATAATAGTTAAGGATCCCGAGAAGTGGGATCCGAAGACTAAGGAGACCGCGGACCATAGCCTAATGTGGGTTACGGCGGTAGCGCTGCTTCACGGAACTGTGGAACTGCAACATTACAGGCCCGAGAATATACGTGACCCCAGGGTACTCTCATTAATGAGAAAGATGAAGGTTAATGTGGATCCAGAGCTCGACAAGCTATACCCATCGGCAATACCCAATAGGATAACCGTGAAGTTCAAGGACGGTAGAGAATTAACGGTCCGCGTGGATCACCCCAGAGGTCATCCCAAGAATGCGATGAGCGATGAGGAGGTTGAGGATAAATTTAGGAGGTTGACCGACGGCCTACTAACACTAAACCAAGTGAACACCGTGATAAGTCTCATGAAGAATCTCGAGAATTTAAAGGATATTAAGCAAGTTCTCAAGGCAATAATAGTATAG
- a CDS encoding DNA topoisomerase VI subunit B, translating to MGTSDIVKFEALSPAEFFRRNREIAGFSNPTRAIYQTIRELVENSLDATETFKIPPSIKIYIDYANQSKSWISIYAEDNGIGIPGNEIPNVFGRVFYSSKYRIKQHRGIFGLGAKMVVLYAQSTTNTPILVRSAPLKSDAIYEYQLMIDITKNEPVIVSQRTIENKHGWHGTAIKVVLEGDWIKAKRRVEEYLRRTAMVAPYAEFILRGPDEDDVIKIPRVTTKMPDPPKEGLPHPKSVDVELIKQLIQRDPNVPIFEFLIENFDGVGEIIAKKFLDFVGLQPDMPVGKLMNDELINFVTKMREFNEWKRPRADWLSPIGEDILAEGVRFVLRPEVVFTVTRKPSSYMGNPFIVEAALAWGGAIEPSDKPTIYRFANKVPLIYDEGNDIVRKIVDEIDWTQYRVKFPAPLAIVVHICSTKIPYASAGKEAIAEVPEIENEVRNAVREVARKLRLYITRKEKEQELLMKYAIFSMYGEEVVNALSYVSKADLDELRSSINALIREKLRIKSLEDLLTNHSIEGDEDGNNNEDQKHEPSS from the coding sequence ATGGGAACTAGCGATATTGTTAAGTTTGAGGCATTATCGCCGGCTGAGTTCTTTAGGCGTAATCGAGAGATAGCGGGATTCAGCAACCCAACTAGGGCTATTTATCAGACGATTAGGGAACTCGTTGAGAACAGCCTCGACGCCACCGAGACATTCAAGATCCCGCCAAGCATAAAGATCTACATTGATTATGCTAATCAATCCAAAAGTTGGATCAGTATTTACGCTGAGGATAATGGCATTGGGATACCCGGTAATGAAATACCGAATGTATTCGGCAGGGTATTCTACAGCAGTAAGTATAGGATTAAGCAGCACAGGGGTATCTTTGGACTTGGCGCCAAGATGGTGGTTCTATATGCCCAGTCAACCACTAATACGCCAATACTAGTTAGGAGCGCTCCATTAAAGAGTGATGCTATTTATGAGTATCAATTGATGATAGACATAACGAAGAACGAACCGGTGATAGTTTCACAGAGGACTATCGAGAATAAGCATGGATGGCATGGCACGGCAATAAAGGTGGTCCTTGAGGGCGATTGGATTAAGGCCAAGCGGAGGGTTGAGGAGTACCTTAGGAGGACAGCCATGGTGGCGCCATACGCGGAGTTCATCCTCAGGGGGCCCGACGAGGATGATGTCATTAAAATACCCAGGGTAACAACGAAGATGCCTGACCCACCCAAGGAGGGCTTGCCCCATCCCAAGAGCGTCGATGTTGAATTAATAAAGCAGTTAATACAGAGGGATCCGAATGTACCAATCTTCGAATTCCTCATTGAGAATTTTGACGGTGTAGGCGAGATAATCGCAAAGAAGTTCCTTGATTTTGTTGGGCTACAGCCAGACATGCCAGTAGGTAAGCTCATGAATGATGAATTGATCAATTTCGTTACCAAGATGAGGGAGTTCAATGAATGGAAGAGACCGAGGGCTGATTGGTTATCGCCAATAGGCGAGGACATATTGGCAGAGGGGGTGAGATTTGTATTGAGGCCAGAGGTGGTGTTTACGGTAACCAGGAAGCCTAGTTCATACATGGGTAATCCCTTCATTGTTGAGGCTGCCCTTGCCTGGGGAGGCGCCATCGAACCAAGTGATAAACCCACCATTTACAGGTTCGCCAATAAGGTGCCGCTGATCTACGATGAGGGTAATGACATAGTTAGGAAGATAGTTGATGAGATAGACTGGACCCAGTACAGGGTTAAGTTTCCAGCGCCACTGGCCATCGTAGTCCATATATGCTCAACGAAGATACCATACGCAAGCGCTGGTAAGGAGGCAATCGCCGAGGTACCTGAGATAGAGAATGAAGTGAGGAACGCGGTTAGGGAGGTTGCAAGGAAGCTCAGGCTTTACATAACGAGGAAGGAGAAGGAGCAGGAGCTCCTCATGAAGTACGCAATATTCAGCATGTACGGTGAGGAGGTTGTCAATGCTCTCTCGTACGTAAGCAAGGCAGACCTTGATGAGTTAAGGAGCAGCATTAATGCGTTAATAAGGGAGAAATTGAGAATAAAGAGCCTAGAGGATTTATTGACAAACCATTCAATTGAAGGTGATGAGGATGGTAATAATAATGAGGATCAGAAACACGAGCCGTCATCATAG
- a CDS encoding GIY-YIG nuclease family protein: protein MVKALSYVVIFQCRDGNVITRGRKFTIGNGLYAYVGSCGNACAARIIRHLSKVVNRFWHVDYLHDICNEIAVMVLPFREEDVAKALLGKFLGVSNFGNSDKREDITHLFRVGSSSESTIRVLYVLSKAIDEKLSSKSYWTK, encoded by the coding sequence ATGGTAAAGGCGCTAAGTTACGTGGTTATATTCCAGTGCAGGGATGGTAATGTGATCACCAGGGGTAGGAAGTTCACAATAGGTAATGGGCTTTATGCTTACGTTGGTTCCTGTGGCAATGCATGCGCCGCACGCATAATTAGGCACCTCAGTAAGGTTGTTAATAGGTTCTGGCATGTTGATTATCTACATGACATATGCAATGAGATTGCCGTTATGGTGTTACCCTTCAGAGAAGAGGATGTGGCTAAGGCATTACTAGGTAAATTTCTCGGTGTTTCAAATTTCGGAAATAGTGATAAGAGAGAAGATATAACGCATTTGTTTAGAGTTGGTTCGAGTAGTGAGAGCACAATAAGGGTCCTCTACGTACTAAGTAAAGCAATTGATGAAAAACTGTCCAGTAAAAGTTATTGGACGAAATAA
- a CDS encoding RNA-guided pseudouridylation complex pseudouridine synthase subunit Cbf5 → MSLPSYCNEPEVLVRIANEQTNPEWGIPPEKRSTDLHLRYGFVVIDKPRGPTSHEVAAWIKKMLNLDRAGHSGTLDPRVSGVLPIALGESTKAMPAINNLDKEYIMVMKLHGDVDDGKLRAVLREFTGAIYQRPPLRSAVKRQLRVKHVYELELLERDGKYALIRMNVESGTYARKLAYDIGEVLGVGANMRELRRIRVGCFTEKEAITLQDLKDAYTLYRDYGIEDLLRTYVKSVEYMVGHLPKVWVRDSAVDAICHGAALAVPGIVKLTNNIKRKSLTAIMTLKNELVALGYAEMTSDEIMNAQRGIAIKTTRVIMKKGTYPSMWKKTKAEGKVEEKQQDNTKRKEQ, encoded by the coding sequence GTGTCGTTACCAAGTTACTGTAACGAGCCTGAGGTTCTCGTTAGGATCGCTAATGAACAGACGAACCCTGAGTGGGGCATACCTCCAGAAAAGAGGTCCACGGATCTGCACCTTAGGTATGGCTTTGTGGTTATTGATAAGCCAAGGGGCCCAACAAGTCATGAGGTCGCTGCATGGATCAAGAAGATGCTTAATCTCGATAGGGCAGGCCACTCTGGTACGCTTGATCCAAGAGTTTCCGGCGTGTTGCCGATAGCGCTTGGAGAATCAACGAAGGCAATGCCTGCGATTAATAACCTGGATAAGGAGTACATAATGGTTATGAAGCTTCACGGTGATGTAGATGATGGCAAGTTAAGAGCTGTCCTTAGAGAGTTCACGGGCGCCATATACCAGAGACCGCCATTGAGGAGTGCGGTTAAGAGGCAGTTAAGGGTTAAGCATGTTTATGAGCTTGAGCTTCTCGAGAGGGATGGTAAGTATGCATTAATAAGGATGAATGTGGAGTCGGGGACGTACGCAAGGAAGCTTGCTTATGATATTGGTGAGGTTCTTGGAGTTGGCGCCAACATGAGGGAGCTCAGGAGAATTAGGGTTGGTTGCTTCACTGAGAAGGAGGCAATTACGTTGCAGGATCTTAAGGATGCATACACGCTCTATAGGGATTATGGCATTGAGGATCTCCTGAGAACTTATGTAAAATCTGTTGAGTACATGGTCGGACATTTACCCAAGGTCTGGGTCAGGGATTCTGCAGTCGATGCGATTTGTCATGGAGCCGCATTGGCTGTTCCTGGCATTGTTAAGTTAACGAATAATATAAAGAGGAAATCATTAACGGCAATCATGACTTTAAAGAATGAACTAGTGGCTCTAGGCTATGCGGAAATGACAAGCGATGAAATAATGAATGCCCAGCGAGGTATTGCAATTAAGACTACCAGAGTAATTATGAAAAAAGGCACGTATCCATCAATGTGGAAGAAAACGAAAGCAGAGGGTAAGGTTGAGGAGAAGCAGCAAGACAATACCAAGAGGAAGGAGCAGTAA
- a CDS encoding radical SAM/SPASM domain-containing protein — protein MINQLEFFLDECPASPLSHILALQGSVEDNNELPYLSMSSINDVTIYLTHACNLECRHCYLLAGKPLSNELGTDDWLLILDKLRDLGAKYVYLLGGEPMLLIRRGLLKIISHAKDLGFYVSMSTNGTLVNRENALQLKRAGLDQVQVSLDGPNPAVNDVIRGFGSFNKAVRAVDMLREVGIAVSLSYTVIPGNAYYVVDMVRLTERLGVPVLTFIRVQEFGRARENGLSLSNELARMVINDLMRIKTRVKLVLNGFRFSLSDLYNAYKRSKEKLNALRIINYSTCPAGRSRFVIDSDGSIYGCELAMNKEFYEGNALRDDLKVIWRNGFRSFRNRNYVSIKPCSTCPMADLCNAGCPARAFTAFGSVNSPDPYCPIVGRLINKSR, from the coding sequence GTGATTAATCAACTGGAGTTCTTCCTGGATGAATGCCCAGCATCCCCACTTAGCCACATACTGGCTCTGCAAGGTAGTGTCGAGGACAATAACGAACTTCCATACCTAAGCATGAGCTCCATCAATGACGTAACTATTTACCTAACCCACGCATGCAACCTGGAATGTAGACACTGCTACTTATTAGCGGGTAAGCCATTAAGTAATGAATTAGGTACCGATGATTGGTTACTAATACTTGATAAATTAAGGGATCTTGGAGCTAAGTATGTCTACCTATTGGGTGGTGAACCAATGCTATTAATCAGAAGGGGTTTATTGAAAATAATAAGTCATGCGAAGGACCTCGGTTTCTACGTATCAATGAGCACTAATGGTACATTGGTTAATAGGGAGAATGCGCTTCAACTTAAGAGGGCTGGACTTGATCAAGTTCAGGTGAGCCTTGATGGTCCGAACCCTGCAGTTAATGATGTGATTAGGGGTTTTGGTAGTTTTAATAAGGCCGTTAGGGCCGTCGATATGCTTAGGGAGGTTGGTATTGCCGTGTCGCTATCATACACCGTAATACCTGGTAATGCCTATTATGTAGTCGACATGGTTAGGTTAACGGAAAGGTTAGGCGTCCCAGTGCTCACCTTCATACGCGTTCAAGAGTTTGGTAGGGCCCGTGAAAACGGCCTATCGCTTAGTAATGAGTTGGCAAGGATGGTAATTAATGACCTAATGCGCATTAAGACCAGGGTTAAGCTTGTCCTGAATGGCTTTAGGTTTAGTCTCAGTGATCTATACAATGCGTATAAGAGGTCCAAGGAGAAACTTAATGCCCTTAGGATCATTAATTACTCGACATGCCCCGCGGGCAGAAGCAGATTCGTAATAGATTCAGACGGTAGTATCTATGGGTGTGAACTGGCCATGAATAAGGAGTTCTACGAGGGCAATGCGCTTAGGGATGATCTTAAGGTCATCTGGAGGAACGGTTTTAGATCGTTTAGGAATAGGAACTATGTGAGTATAAAGCCATGCAGTACCTGCCCAATGGCTGACCTATGCAATGCTGGTTGCCCTGCCCGGGCATTTACAGCCTTCGGCTCCGTAAATTCACCTGATCCTTATTGCCCAATTGTTGGGAGATTGATTAATAAATCCAGGTAA
- a CDS encoding GNAT family N-acetyltransferase, with translation MIIDVFRELNRNILSLVRRAYLMDPVRYVYLYYDIVYYPEFTEAYLNVTNNDIVGYLLIFRGLRYTAIHIIGNAPLNAFNEIPLSNHLMIHAETEPKHVNHLINKLSSKGTISLSRDLTMICWSNSFREFIINDGVVIRRLSINDIREFLRVKSIQGTRISKAEALIRLSSPHWHYYGLFMNSELVAIAGTYLKLPEVWVVGDVFTIPNYRNRGFAKAVVSAITKDVINSSAVAMLHVDEDNTPAIRVYKRLGYIAVQEMILLNYNP, from the coding sequence ATGATTATTGATGTATTTAGGGAACTGAATAGGAACATCCTTAGCCTGGTCAGGAGGGCTTATTTAATGGATCCTGTCAGGTATGTCTACCTGTACTACGACATTGTTTACTACCCAGAGTTCACGGAGGCTTACCTAAACGTGACTAATAACGACATAGTTGGCTACCTATTAATATTCAGGGGATTACGATACACGGCAATTCACATAATCGGTAATGCACCCCTCAATGCCTTTAATGAAATTCCACTAAGCAACCACCTAATGATTCATGCAGAAACCGAGCCTAAGCACGTGAATCATTTAATCAATAAGCTATCCAGTAAAGGCACGATATCATTATCCAGAGACTTAACAATGATTTGTTGGAGTAATTCCTTTAGAGAGTTCATTATTAATGATGGTGTTGTTATTCGCAGATTATCGATTAATGACATTAGGGAATTCCTTAGGGTAAAGAGTATACAGGGAACGCGGATAAGTAAGGCTGAGGCGTTAATTAGGTTATCATCGCCTCATTGGCATTATTATGGATTATTCATGAATAGTGAATTAGTGGCCATTGCAGGTACGTACTTGAAGCTACCGGAGGTTTGGGTTGTGGGTGATGTATTCACAATCCCTAATTACAGGAATAGAGGATTCGCAAAGGCAGTAGTCTCTGCAATAACTAAGGATGTAATTAATAGTAGTGCCGTGGCGATGCTTCACGTTGATGAAGATAACACACCAGCAATTAGGGTCTACAAAAGGCTTGGTTACATTGCGGTTCAAGAGATGATACTGTTGAATTATAATCCTTAG
- a CDS encoding xylulokinase codes for MGITMASLSEYYIGIDLGTSSCKVALFSRDGTLIASSTRYYPLILGKDGKVEQDPLAWWGAVKDSLRDIVTNMKIDVNKIMAIGVTGQWSDTIPIDKDGNPLYNAIIWMDTRGKDEIKKLIGNFPSISGYRIDKLWMWIHVTGGAPTRSGKDSIAHILYIKNNMPDIFNKTHKFLDAIHFIVMKLTGKIAASWDTSVLLWITDNRNPNNVVYYEPLLRLVGIPRDKLPDLVSPTTIVGSIDPKVAEEIGLPSHIRVIAGCGDLPCSPIGVGAVDYYETHLYIGTSSWITTHVPFKKTDIFHNIASLPSALPGKYYVPVEQENAGSCLDYTMKTLSIKDYDEIDRLCLESVEGSNGLLFLPWLLGERAPVEDPYLRGGFFNLGIYNSRSDIVRAVMEGVALNIKWAFQSYLRFINHNVDYVIMGGGGAQSKIWPQIIADILNIKVITVKNPRHITAKGAAMLAAYGLGAVNLNDIKSTRKNEQVYEPIRDLRKLYDEKYLVFMKYYKNNKELMKSINKL; via the coding sequence GTGGGAATAACTATGGCTTCATTAAGTGAATACTATATTGGTATTGACCTCGGTACATCTTCATGTAAAGTTGCTTTATTTAGTAGGGATGGAACATTAATAGCATCATCCACTAGGTATTATCCATTAATTCTTGGTAAGGATGGAAAGGTAGAACAAGACCCATTAGCATGGTGGGGTGCTGTTAAGGATTCCCTAAGGGATATTGTTACTAATATGAAAATTGATGTTAATAAAATAATGGCTATTGGTGTTACTGGACAGTGGTCGGATACAATACCAATTGATAAGGATGGAAATCCATTGTATAATGCCATCATATGGATGGATACAAGGGGTAAGGACGAAATAAAGAAATTGATTGGGAACTTTCCATCAATATCTGGATACCGTATAGATAAACTATGGATGTGGATACACGTAACTGGCGGAGCACCGACAAGGTCGGGTAAGGATTCCATAGCCCATATTCTCTACATAAAAAATAACATGCCTGACATATTCAATAAGACGCATAAGTTTCTTGACGCAATTCATTTCATAGTAATGAAATTAACAGGTAAGATTGCCGCATCCTGGGATACATCAGTCTTATTGTGGATTACTGATAATAGGAACCCAAATAATGTGGTTTATTATGAACCGTTGTTAAGACTTGTTGGTATACCCAGAGATAAATTGCCTGATCTAGTTTCACCAACTACTATTGTTGGTTCAATAGACCCCAAAGTGGCTGAGGAAATAGGATTGCCGAGTCACATTAGGGTGATTGCTGGTTGTGGTGATCTACCATGCTCACCAATAGGTGTCGGCGCTGTTGATTATTACGAAACGCACCTATACATTGGAACATCGTCATGGATAACAACGCACGTACCATTTAAGAAAACAGATATATTCCATAATATTGCATCGCTACCCTCGGCACTCCCTGGTAAATACTATGTACCAGTTGAACAGGAAAATGCGGGGAGCTGCCTTGATTACACCATGAAAACTCTCTCCATTAAGGATTACGACGAGATCGATAGGCTTTGTTTAGAATCGGTAGAGGGGTCAAATGGATTGCTATTCTTACCCTGGTTACTTGGAGAAAGAGCACCTGTTGAAGATCCATACCTTAGAGGTGGATTTTTCAATCTAGGTATATATAATTCAAGGAGCGATATTGTGAGGGCTGTTATGGAAGGCGTAGCGTTAAATATTAAGTGGGCGTTTCAGTCTTATTTAAGGTTCATAAATCATAATGTTGATTACGTAATAATGGGCGGCGGAGGCGCCCAATCAAAAATATGGCCGCAAATAATAGCTGATATATTGAATATTAAGGTGATTACTGTAAAGAATCCAAGGCATATAACAGCAAAGGGAGCAGCTATGTTAGCGGCCTATGGCTTAGGCGCAGTTAATCTTAATGATATAAAGAGCACAAGAAAAAATGAACAGGTATATGAGCCAATCAGAGATCTAAGAAAGCTATATGACGAAAAATATTTAGTATTCATGAAATATTATAAAAATAATAAGGAATTAATGAAATCAATCAATAAATTATAA
- a CDS encoding pyridoxal-dependent decarboxylase yields the protein MDPIKELAEVAMDHGISMHVDAALGGFILPFARKLGYDIPQFDFAVEGVTSINLDTHKYGYAPKGSSVILYRDPELFSYQVYTVGDWTGGIYFTPTTLGSKPGFTIAATWAAMLYLGEEGYMKITKEILETGKYIVNETRKISELKILGDPLWIIAISSDSINPYVIMDYMAQRNWHLIGLINPPGFHIALTYRHTLPGVKESFINDLRESIKDAIEKGQPTTGMAPIYGATAFLPKDQLDLILKYVIDWLYNPWE from the coding sequence ATAGACCCCATTAAGGAGTTGGCTGAGGTAGCTATGGATCATGGGATCAGTATGCATGTTGATGCTGCATTGGGAGGATTCATATTACCATTTGCGCGCAAATTGGGTTATGATATACCGCAATTCGACTTTGCCGTAGAGGGAGTGACTTCGATTAACTTAGATACTCATAAATACGGATATGCTCCTAAAGGTTCCTCGGTAATACTTTATAGGGACCCAGAGCTATTTAGTTATCAGGTATATACCGTTGGTGACTGGACTGGGGGTATTTACTTCACACCAACAACACTGGGTAGTAAGCCTGGCTTTACCATAGCCGCCACATGGGCTGCAATGCTCTATCTCGGTGAGGAGGGTTATATGAAAATAACAAAGGAGATACTTGAGACCGGTAAATACATAGTTAATGAGACTAGGAAAATAAGTGAATTGAAGATACTTGGTGACCCACTGTGGATAATTGCCATATCCTCAGATTCCATAAATCCATACGTTATAATGGATTACATGGCACAGAGGAATTGGCACTTAATAGGTTTAATAAATCCACCAGGATTTCATATAGCACTCACGTATAGGCACACTTTACCAGGTGTTAAAGAGAGCTTCATAAATGATTTACGCGAATCAATAAAGGACGCCATAGAGAAGGGCCAACCTACAACTGGCATGGCGCCCATCTATGGAGCAACAGCGTTTCTGCCTAAGGATCAGCTAGACCTTATTTTAAAGTACGTAATTGATTGGCTGTATAATCCGTGGGAATAA
- a CDS encoding DegT/DnrJ/EryC1/StrS family aminotransferase, with the protein MIFLNKLIDFRVMALSDISNLMAGLGKLFKPYKRAFPEFRSLPSKGVSRDELLSILRKMASEEDKSWKNGKVSGAVYNGSDDLVSLYEEVFSIYPLANPLHPDVWPSLVKLESEVVAMCANMLHGDGNVRGSITVGGTESILLAMKTYRDYYRHKKGIIEPEIIIPKSAHAAFLKAAEYFNIRVKIVDLDDKFRVDVEKVKNAITKNTIAIMGSAPNFP; encoded by the coding sequence ATGATATTTTTAAATAAATTAATAGATTTCAGAGTAATGGCATTATCTGATATATCTAATCTTATGGCTGGGTTAGGAAAATTATTCAAGCCCTATAAGAGGGCTTTTCCTGAATTTAGGTCGTTACCATCCAAAGGAGTTAGTAGGGATGAATTACTTTCCATTTTGAGAAAAATGGCATCTGAGGAAGATAAATCATGGAAAAACGGTAAAGTATCGGGTGCTGTCTATAATGGGAGCGATGATTTAGTGTCTTTATATGAGGAGGTCTTTTCAATATATCCACTTGCCAATCCATTGCATCCTGATGTTTGGCCAAGCTTAGTTAAGTTGGAGAGTGAGGTTGTGGCCATGTGCGCTAATATGCTTCATGGAGACGGCAATGTGAGAGGTTCAATAACTGTGGGCGGTACTGAAAGCATTTTATTAGCAATGAAGACCTATAGGGATTACTATAGGCATAAGAAGGGTATCATAGAGCCCGAAATAATTATTCCTAAATCTGCGCATGCAGCCTTCCTTAAGGCTGCCGAGTACTTTAACATAAGGGTGAAGATCGTAGATCTTGATGATAAATTTAGGGTTGATGTGGAGAAGGTTAAGAACGCTATTACGAAAAACACAATAGCAATCATGGGTTCTGCGCCGAATTTTCCCTAG
- a CDS encoding MFS transporter has product MPVLISILLLLFQSLAGTSQPFIYNGITKLANNWFPENEQTLANGIGTMGQIIGMVLALVITPIMVPKPSFHDLILNIITFSLIVTISLLFFITTARESPVKGRAREIISQQNFSLQIRTIIRQRNIIILMILFLIGVGVFSALAQWIESILYSRGIATLYGDLAGMSMLISGIIGMVVIPFISDKYHMRKGIILINLSLLIFLFALFSLRTIYIIYLVISIGIGFLLLSLAPVGLQLSLETVGGESAGVAASLLWLASQVGAFTIIIVMSDLYYYSITLGRVLKMYYLIYDPWFIPIIFIMILGIISLIFSAFLIEPKK; this is encoded by the coding sequence TTGCCAGTACTAATTTCTATACTATTACTTCTATTTCAAAGCCTAGCCGGTACAAGTCAACCCTTTATATATAATGGCATAACTAAGCTTGCTAATAATTGGTTTCCTGAAAATGAACAAACATTAGCAAATGGTATTGGCACAATGGGGCAAATAATCGGTATGGTATTAGCATTAGTAATAACGCCCATCATGGTTCCTAAACCTTCATTTCACGACTTAATTCTAAACATAATTACATTCTCGTTAATAGTTACTATATCCTTACTTTTCTTTATCACTACGGCGCGCGAGTCACCAGTTAAGGGAAGAGCTCGTGAGATTATCTCGCAGCAAAACTTCAGCCTTCAAATAAGGACTATTATTAGGCAACGAAACATCATAATATTAATGATACTATTCTTAATAGGAGTTGGTGTATTTAGCGCCCTGGCTCAATGGATTGAATCAATACTATATTCTAGAGGTATAGCAACGCTCTATGGAGACCTTGCTGGAATGTCAATGCTCATAAGCGGTATAATTGGAATGGTGGTAATACCATTCATTTCCGATAAGTATCATATGAGGAAGGGAATAATACTAATTAATCTATCATTATTAATTTTCTTATTTGCCCTGTTTTCATTGAGAACCATATATATTATTTACTTGGTTATTTCAATAGGGATTGGTTTTCTATTATTATCATTAGCACCTGTTGGTCTTCAATTATCCCTCGAGACAGTAGGTGGTGAATCAGCGGGTGTAGCAGCTAGCTTATTATGGCTAGCATCACAGGTCGGAGCATTCACCATAATTATAGTAATGAGCGATTTATATTATTACTCAATTACGTTAGGCAGGGTGCTAAAGATGTATTATCTTATTTATGATCCCTGGTTCATACCAATAATATTCATAATGATACTAGGCATAATTTCATTAATATTTAGTGCATTTCTAATTGAACCTAAAAAATAA